One Legionella lansingensis genomic region harbors:
- a CDS encoding PHA/PHB synthase family protein, whose product MNGRAKKMSKKEKTSDASTYWHEPGSMNEVDHFFRFLNKLYQANLAKITAGISPAAVRASFFSWFVHLQQSPGLLLELACYPFVHAQDCVNNIVCLERVAKGEDVRFHKDSWQAMPWRLWAEGFLQLEDWWRRATTDVPGLPRPVKRTVSFCVRQILDAISPSNFIFTNPDLFYETMRTGGYNLIRGTELAIKDVMARVSGMLPEEVNNFIPGKHVAVTPGKVVYTNHLIELIQYKPKTKTVYKEPVLILPAWIMKYYILDLSPNNSLVRWLVEQGHTVFIVSWRNPSHDDRHLGMDDYFRLGAMAAIDEVSCRFPKTKINLMGYCIGGTLALIAASAMAEENDDRLNTLTLLAAQGDFTDAGELMLFVTDSEVSFLKNMMWDQGYLDTKQMAGSFQMLRSYDLIWSKMVQDYMHGLHRGMIDLTAWNADATRMPYKMHSEYLEKLFLNNDLAKGHYTVEGKPIAVENIKIPIFAVSTEKDHVAPWKSVYKIHLMANSDITFILTVGGHNAGIISEPGHPDRSYLVHEHKKGSAYLNTSKWLEVAEKQEGSWWRGWHEWLVKYDSPRRVSAPHIDSKLPSAPGNYVFQK is encoded by the coding sequence ATGAATGGACGAGCCAAAAAAATGAGTAAAAAGGAAAAAACCTCTGATGCGTCTACTTATTGGCATGAGCCTGGTTCTATGAATGAGGTAGATCATTTTTTTCGTTTTCTCAATAAGCTTTATCAAGCCAATCTGGCAAAAATAACGGCTGGTATTAGTCCTGCGGCTGTTAGAGCCTCTTTTTTCTCCTGGTTTGTTCACCTACAACAATCCCCCGGACTTTTGTTAGAATTGGCTTGTTACCCCTTTGTTCATGCTCAGGATTGTGTGAATAACATCGTATGCCTGGAGCGTGTTGCTAAAGGTGAAGATGTTCGCTTCCATAAGGACAGTTGGCAGGCGATGCCTTGGCGTCTTTGGGCTGAGGGGTTTCTCCAGCTAGAGGATTGGTGGCGAAGAGCCACAACAGATGTTCCGGGATTGCCGCGACCCGTAAAGCGCACCGTTTCGTTTTGTGTGCGTCAAATTCTGGATGCTATTTCTCCTTCCAATTTTATTTTTACCAATCCTGATCTTTTTTATGAAACGATGCGAACAGGTGGGTATAACCTTATTCGTGGCACCGAACTTGCCATAAAAGATGTGATGGCTCGTGTAAGTGGCATGCTGCCTGAAGAGGTAAATAATTTTATTCCTGGTAAACATGTTGCTGTTACACCAGGAAAAGTGGTTTATACGAATCACTTAATTGAGCTCATTCAATACAAACCTAAGACAAAAACAGTTTATAAAGAACCTGTGCTCATATTGCCAGCCTGGATTATGAAGTACTACATTCTGGATTTATCTCCCAATAACTCTCTTGTTAGATGGCTGGTAGAGCAAGGGCACACGGTGTTTATTGTTTCTTGGCGCAATCCTTCCCACGACGATCGTCATTTAGGGATGGACGATTATTTTCGTCTTGGTGCCATGGCAGCCATCGATGAAGTCTCTTGTCGATTTCCTAAAACCAAAATTAATCTCATGGGATATTGTATAGGTGGAACACTGGCGCTAATTGCTGCATCAGCCATGGCAGAAGAGAATGATGACCGTTTAAATACCCTAACCTTATTGGCTGCACAAGGGGATTTTACCGATGCAGGGGAATTGATGCTGTTTGTTACTGATAGCGAAGTCTCTTTCCTCAAAAATATGATGTGGGACCAAGGTTATCTTGATACCAAACAAATGGCGGGTTCATTTCAAATGCTGCGGTCTTATGATCTTATCTGGTCTAAAATGGTTCAAGACTATATGCATGGTCTACATCGCGGCATGATTGATTTGACGGCTTGGAATGCTGATGCCACGCGTATGCCATACAAAATGCATAGTGAATATCTAGAAAAATTGTTTTTGAATAATGATCTTGCCAAAGGACATTACACGGTTGAAGGAAAACCTATTGCTGTAGAGAATATTAAGATCCCCATTTTTGCTGTAAGTACTGAAAAAGACCACGTGGCGCCCTGGAAGTCTGTTTACAAAATCCATTTGATGGCAAACAGTGACATTACATTTATACTGACTGTTGGTGGACATAATGCTGGCATTATCAGTGAACCAGGACATCCGGATCGTTCTTACTTAGTCCATGAACACAAGAAAGGTTCGGCCTATCTAAATACATCTAAGTGGTTAGAGGTGGCCGAAAAGCAAGAGGGTTCATGGTGGCGCGGTTGGCATGAATGGCTGGTAAAATATGATAGCCCAAGGCGTGTGTCAGCACCTCACATTGATAGCAAGCTTCCTTCGGCTCCAGGGAACTATGTATTCCAGAAATAG